A window from Candidatus Nitrosotalea sinensis encodes these proteins:
- the speB gene encoding agmatinase: MNICWANTDSFNEADIVVVGIPDESKSHALRKGTSEAPHKIREISTIRDTYRRGNDISIGLPLDGITKKIYDHGNIERNQVSETITKIVAEKKIPIAIGGDHSISTEIIKAISRKYGPLSLVYFDAHPDFISSVRGYYGSVFYDVLDSIDIESSIQIGIRTPEKEEIDNIKKYNIEVVTPFDISRDGIHKTEQRIMNKLGKNVYISLDMDVIDPAFAPGVSVPVPLGLGNIEVTYLLKALAAKGMSGLDIMETCPNYDIKDRTSHLVSRIIGEVISSAR; this comes from the coding sequence ATGAATATTTGCTGGGCAAACACAGATAGTTTTAATGAAGCAGATATAGTGGTAGTTGGAATTCCTGACGAGTCCAAATCACACGCACTAAGAAAAGGCACATCAGAAGCACCACATAAGATAAGAGAAATTTCAACAATAAGAGACACTTACAGAAGAGGTAATGACATTTCAATAGGTTTACCGCTTGATGGCATTACTAAAAAAATTTATGATCATGGGAACATAGAACGAAACCAAGTAAGCGAGACTATAACCAAGATAGTTGCAGAGAAAAAGATCCCAATAGCAATCGGCGGGGATCATTCAATATCTACAGAGATAATAAAAGCAATATCAAGAAAATACGGTCCACTTTCTTTGGTATATTTTGACGCTCATCCAGATTTTATAAGTTCAGTTCGCGGATATTATGGATCTGTGTTCTATGATGTTTTAGACAGCATAGACATTGAATCTAGCATACAGATAGGAATTAGAACTCCAGAAAAAGAGGAGATTGATAATATTAAAAAATACAACATTGAAGTGGTCACTCCATTTGACATATCAAGAGACGGCATACATAAAACAGAACAGAGAATAATGAATAAGCTTGGCAAAAATGTATACATTTCACTTGATATGGATGTGATAGATCCAGCGTTTGCTCCAGGTGTATCAGTACCTGTACCACTAGGCTTGGGAAACATAGAGGTAACATATCTTCTAAAGGCTCTTGCAGCAAAAGGCATGTCAGGTTTGGACATAATGGAAACATGTCCAAATTATGACATTAAAGACAGAACGTCACACCTGGTATCAAGAATAATTGGTGAAGTCATATCATCTGCAAGATAA
- a CDS encoding YHS domain-containing protein, with protein sequence MPVDPVCGIELDESLALVYEHEGKKYYFCCHGCKRIFTKKPNKWKKSK encoded by the coding sequence ATGCCAGTTGACCCAGTATGTGGAATTGAGTTGGATGAAAGTCTTGCATTAGTTTATGAACATGAAGGTAAGAAATACTATTTCTGCTGTCACGGCTGTAAGAGGATTTTTACAAAGAAACCTAACAAGTGGAAGAAATCTAAATAG
- a CDS encoding cyclophilin-like fold protein → MSAGSVSKIDLTLSLKNKSTFTLELKRHLAPKTVGTISRSIPLEGNAHMMGSSIAYVDTAIKTGGEKLKTQFKKGDIAFLAANGSICFFIEDVSSTKPMTLIGKVTANLENLKVKPGDIFTITQAGT, encoded by the coding sequence ATGAGCGCAGGATCTGTTTCTAAGATTGATCTGACCTTATCACTGAAGAATAAATCTACTTTTACCCTAGAATTGAAGAGACATCTTGCCCCAAAAACAGTTGGAACGATATCTAGATCCATTCCACTTGAGGGTAATGCTCACATGATGGGCTCAAGTATTGCATATGTAGACACTGCCATCAAAACAGGAGGGGAGAAGCTAAAAACCCAGTTCAAGAAAGGAGATATTGCTTTTTTGGCTGCAAATGGTTCAATCTGTTTTTTCATCGAGGACGTATCATCAACCAAACCAATGACATTGATTGGAAAAGTAACAGCAAATCTTGAAAATCTAAAAGTAAAACCTGGAGATATTTTTACAATAACTCAAGCTGGAACGTAA
- a CDS encoding prenyltransferase, producing MLRVWLRAVRIRFLLASIISVCLGLAIDSWQNNTIDIGFAVLTFIGVAALHASVDLLNDYWDFKRQIDTDTQRTKFSGGTGVLPEGLLKPKQVYHAGVIMLIIGSIIGVFFVIEKGITIAIILGFAIVSIYFYSTRIVDSGLGEIFVAIKGSMIVLGTYFVQSGHIATDPIIAGIVSGILSSTVLFVNSFPDHDADKKHGRKTLVIILGKNRASSIVWIFPIAIYGIILGTTITGIFPTITLVTFATIPIAIKSGILLKRHYDNSEKIVDIMEKFVTYSRITGILFAISFVIEIILKNFQ from the coding sequence ATGTTAAGAGTATGGCTAAGAGCAGTAAGAATACGCTTTCTTCTTGCATCAATCATTTCAGTTTGCCTTGGTCTGGCAATAGATAGCTGGCAAAACAATACAATAGACATAGGATTTGCAGTACTGACCTTTATTGGGGTAGCAGCACTTCATGCAAGCGTAGATCTTCTCAATGATTACTGGGATTTTAAAAGACAGATAGACACAGACACTCAGAGAACTAAATTTAGTGGCGGAACAGGAGTCTTGCCAGAAGGACTGCTAAAACCAAAACAAGTGTATCATGCAGGAGTGATCATGCTCATAATAGGTTCTATCATAGGAGTATTTTTCGTAATTGAGAAAGGAATAACCATTGCAATAATTTTGGGATTTGCAATTGTTTCCATCTATTTCTATTCTACAAGAATAGTAGATTCTGGCTTGGGAGAGATATTTGTTGCAATAAAAGGTTCCATGATAGTACTTGGAACATACTTTGTTCAGAGTGGACACATAGCAACAGATCCCATAATTGCAGGAATTGTTTCAGGAATTCTTTCATCAACGGTGTTGTTTGTGAATTCTTTTCCAGATCACGATGCTGATAAAAAGCATGGAAGAAAGACACTAGTCATAATACTGGGTAAAAATAGAGCTTCGTCCATAGTTTGGATTTTCCCAATTGCCATATATGGAATCATACTAGGAACTACAATTACCGGAATATTCCCCACAATTACACTTGTTACGTTTGCTACAATTCCTATTGCAATAAAATCAGGAATTTTGCTTAAAAGACATTATGACAACAGTGAAAAAATTGTAGACATAATGGAAAAATTTGTTACATACAGCAGGATAACTGGAATCTTATTTGCAATCTCTTTTGTGATAGAAATAATATTGAAAAACTTTCAGTAG
- a CDS encoding aldo/keto reductase yields the protein MTPGFATPDGTANFAKKQVNVAKNHFKKFAGLTLSSVGIGTYLGNPDDMTDKLVNEAIKASIKSGINVIDTAINYRSQKAERVVGRAISEIIQSGELKREEIFISTKNGYVTNDGDVKEDFWINIQNTLVKPGVIQPGDISSGYHCMTIPYLQDQLKRSLKNMDLDCIDLIYIHNAAEGQLQDISKEEFIKKLESVFEFYEEQRRSGFIKHYGMATWDCFRVAQDNPQYLPITEIVELAKKVGGKDNGFRFIQLPYNMYLDQALTMKNQKVGEEQCSILEAAIKLGIGVFASVPLMQSKLLGPNIIPEFGGMSRPSHRAIQFVRSTPGIIAPLVGQKSQEHVQENLSIVNTPVLNEGEFSDLIKKLSS from the coding sequence ATGACACCAGGGTTTGCAACACCAGACGGTACTGCCAATTTTGCAAAAAAACAGGTAAATGTAGCAAAAAATCATTTCAAGAAATTTGCAGGATTGACCCTCTCATCTGTTGGAATAGGAACATACCTTGGAAACCCAGACGATATGACAGACAAACTAGTTAATGAAGCAATCAAGGCATCAATAAAATCAGGAATAAACGTGATTGATACTGCCATCAATTACAGATCTCAAAAAGCAGAAAGAGTAGTAGGACGTGCTATTTCAGAGATTATCCAGTCAGGAGAATTAAAGAGAGAAGAAATCTTCATCAGCACAAAGAATGGATATGTTACAAATGATGGAGATGTTAAAGAGGATTTTTGGATAAACATACAAAACACACTGGTAAAGCCAGGAGTGATACAACCAGGAGACATATCATCAGGATATCATTGTATGACAATACCATATTTACAAGATCAGCTCAAGCGCAGTCTAAAAAACATGGATTTAGATTGTATAGATTTGATATACATACACAATGCTGCTGAAGGTCAGCTGCAAGACATTTCAAAAGAAGAATTTATCAAAAAATTAGAGAGTGTCTTTGAGTTTTACGAAGAACAAAGACGAAGCGGATTCATCAAGCATTACGGCATGGCAACATGGGATTGTTTCAGAGTGGCTCAAGACAATCCACAGTATCTCCCAATTACAGAAATTGTGGAACTGGCAAAAAAAGTAGGAGGCAAAGATAACGGGTTTAGATTCATTCAGCTTCCATACAACATGTATCTTGACCAAGCACTTACTATGAAAAATCAAAAAGTTGGAGAAGAACAATGTAGCATATTGGAAGCTGCAATCAAACTTGGCATCGGAGTGTTTGCAAGTGTACCGCTTATGCAATCAAAATTGCTTGGACCAAACATAATACCAGAATTTGGAGGAATGTCAAGACCGTCACATAGAGCAATACAGTTTGTTAGATCCACTCCAGGAATCATTGCTCCTTTAGTGGGACAAAAATCTCAAGAACATGTACAAGAGAATTTGAGCATCGTGAATACTCCAGTTTTAAATGAGGGAGAATTTTCAGATCTGATAAAGAAATTATCATCGTAA
- a CDS encoding CoA-binding protein — MERDSHTDDEIRTIYSMKNIAVVGMSKNPDKAAHYVPKYLLEHGFNIIPVNPTSVEILGRTCYSNLLDISQEIDIVDVFRPSDQVMPVIEEAIRIKPKVIWLQEGIHNPEAEKIALKAGIDVVYNRCMLAEHQRLF; from the coding sequence ATGGAGAGAGATTCTCACACTGATGATGAAATTCGCACAATCTATTCTATGAAAAATATTGCAGTGGTTGGCATGTCTAAGAATCCTGACAAAGCTGCACATTATGTACCAAAATATCTGCTTGAGCACGGTTTTAACATAATTCCAGTAAATCCGACTAGTGTAGAAATTTTGGGCAGAACATGTTATTCTAATTTACTTGATATTTCTCAAGAAATTGATATTGTGGATGTTTTTCGACCTTCTGATCAGGTTATGCCTGTTATTGAAGAAGCTATCAGAATAAAACCTAAAGTTATCTGGCTTCAAGAAGGAATTCATAATCCTGAGGCAGAAAAGATTGCTCTTAAAGCAGGAATTGATGTAGTGTATAATCGCTGTATGCTTGCAGAACATCAGAGATTGTTTTAG
- a CDS encoding biotin--[acetyl-CoA-carboxylase] ligase, whose protein sequence is MYTTFDETNLDKIVTLLKSHQSKFLSGEKISQILQLSRAAVWKNIKILQSLGYKIESKPKTGYKLHSRSNLLLPWEISDGLQTDIIGRKIYYFNTIDSTQNFALRLSEWPHENGSVIIAKKQTRGRGRLNRKWVSPSGGIWLSVLLKPNFDSSHTSLFPMATSLALSIAIKKILKIDTQLKWPNDLTINDKKVAGILIDASIESNKIEYLIIGVGINFQVKPSAITRQIKNQNYGVATLVEKENNSQVKLVQQFLLELEHVYNQIMSGHVSNIQQKWIKRSSTIGKNITATTTTEVLRGKAIGIDKTGALLLSKDGKIQKLLAADISYKT, encoded by the coding sequence ATGTATACCACATTTGACGAGACTAATCTTGACAAGATAGTAACTTTATTAAAATCTCATCAATCCAAATTCTTATCGGGAGAAAAGATAAGTCAGATACTGCAACTCAGCAGAGCTGCAGTCTGGAAGAATATCAAGATATTACAATCATTAGGATACAAGATAGAATCCAAGCCAAAGACAGGATACAAATTACATTCAAGATCTAACCTTTTGCTACCATGGGAAATTTCAGACGGTTTGCAGACCGACATCATAGGAAGAAAGATCTACTATTTCAATACAATTGACTCTACACAGAATTTTGCTCTGAGATTATCGGAATGGCCTCATGAAAACGGTTCTGTCATAATAGCAAAAAAGCAAACAAGGGGAAGAGGCAGATTAAATCGGAAATGGGTTTCACCAAGTGGAGGGATATGGCTATCAGTATTGTTAAAACCAAATTTTGATTCATCACATACATCATTGTTTCCCATGGCCACATCTCTTGCTCTTTCCATCGCAATTAAAAAAATACTGAAAATAGATACGCAACTCAAATGGCCAAATGACTTGACTATAAATGATAAAAAAGTAGCAGGCATACTAATTGACGCATCAATTGAATCAAATAAAATCGAATATTTGATAATTGGAGTTGGAATTAACTTCCAAGTAAAACCATCCGCAATAACAAGACAAATTAAAAATCAAAATTATGGTGTAGCAACACTAGTGGAAAAAGAAAACAACAGCCAAGTAAAACTTGTACAACAATTCCTACTAGAATTGGAGCATGTGTACAATCAGATAATGTCAGGTCATGTTAGCAATATTCAGCAAAAATGGATCAAACGATCGTCTACAATCGGAAAAAACATTACAGCCACAACGACTACTGAAGTTCTCAGAGGAAAAGCCATTGGAATTGACAAGACAGGTGCTTTACTTTTATCAAAAGACGGTAAAATTCAAAAATTACTGGCAGCAGACATATCATACAAAACGTAG
- a CDS encoding DNA-binding protein: MSGVEKIQLNNSPYAEGHVVTIYQQDIVPCALDILTDLVKYKTVTLVAKGHSIPTAVAVANVITENMMKGNSKILDIVVDSEETDDKPLLSIIKIVIMKTN; this comes from the coding sequence ATGAGTGGCGTAGAAAAAATCCAGTTGAACAATTCTCCATATGCCGAAGGCCATGTTGTAACAATTTATCAACAAGATATAGTTCCATGCGCCCTTGACATATTGACCGATCTTGTAAAATACAAAACTGTCACACTTGTAGCCAAAGGTCACTCTATTCCTACTGCTGTAGCAGTTGCTAATGTAATCACAGAAAATATGATGAAGGGAAATTCAAAAATTCTTGATATTGTTGTAGATAGTGAAGAAACAGATGACAAACCACTACTTTCAATTATAAAAATTGTAATAATGAAGACTAACTAG
- a CDS encoding asparagine synthase-related protein codes for MQEILSKIRILVNKSVQRHSSDSIALSGGLDSSILASCTENKTMNAFTMIAKDFVSTDLVNAQLVAKIKDLQLDIISANVDDLLSAAEETIKILKVFNPIEIRNNIVVYLTMNSAKRSGCDSIMTGDGADELFAGYNFFKKMSQTELEKDLERIWRVMHFPSKSIADAIGISLHAPFLDPIVSEYAKNMPSGLKVRDEKGKRYGKWILRKAFENDLPESIIWRDKFAMQDGSGTSGLTSFIDNLIPDILFLQKSQYYAENENVRLASKESLYYYELYRKYFSIPSTLYDSDTKCPNCNYALSAGSHFCRMCGSYPI; via the coding sequence TTGCAAGAGATCCTTTCTAAAATAAGAATACTAGTGAATAAATCTGTACAACGTCATAGTTCTGATTCTATTGCGCTATCTGGGGGATTGGACAGCTCTATTCTTGCCTCCTGTACTGAAAATAAGACAATGAATGCATTTACTATGATTGCAAAAGATTTCGTCTCTACCGATCTTGTCAACGCGCAACTTGTTGCAAAAATAAAAGATCTACAACTTGATATAATATCTGCTAATGTAGACGATCTACTTTCTGCAGCAGAAGAGACGATCAAAATCCTCAAAGTCTTCAATCCAATTGAGATTCGTAATAACATTGTAGTATACCTTACAATGAACTCTGCCAAGAGATCTGGGTGTGATTCCATAATGACTGGTGATGGGGCAGACGAGCTATTTGCAGGGTATAATTTTTTCAAAAAAATGTCACAAACTGAATTAGAAAAAGATCTGGAAAGAATCTGGCGTGTAATGCACTTTCCATCTAAATCCATTGCTGATGCAATTGGCATATCTCTTCATGCTCCATTTTTAGATCCTATTGTTTCAGAGTATGCAAAGAATATGCCGTCTGGCCTAAAAGTTAGAGATGAAAAAGGGAAAAGATATGGTAAATGGATACTCCGTAAGGCATTTGAAAATGATTTGCCAGAATCAATAATCTGGAGAGATAAATTTGCAATGCAGGATGGTTCTGGCACTAGTGGACTTACATCTTTTATTGACAATTTGATACCTGATATTTTGTTTCTACAAAAATCACAATATTACGCAGAAAACGAAAATGTCCGACTAGCATCAAAAGAATCATTGTATTATTATGAACTATATCGCAAGTATTTTTCCATTCCATCCACTTTGTATGATTCTGATACGAAGTGTCCTAATTGTAATTATGCACTAAGTGCAGGTTCTCATTTCTGTCGTATGTGTGGAAGCTATCCTATTTAG
- a CDS encoding DNA-directed RNA polymerase subunit K yields MSDEPEEVSVDTEEVQPIEDEEPVLGPVVEATETPVEEEEEVKPGKKGKKELSAEEIAEQERLQKIIDAREIIDIDPVHEPVEYETTGKGKIMIGPPTLTRFEKARILGARALQLSLGAPPFISVPKDVATSLDLAYAELEKRVIPITIRRVLPNGDFQNIPIDLFD; encoded by the coding sequence ATGTCGGATGAACCTGAGGAAGTAAGTGTAGATACCGAAGAGGTTCAGCCAATAGAAGATGAAGAACCAGTTTTAGGTCCGGTAGTTGAGGCAACTGAAACACCAGTTGAGGAAGAAGAAGAGGTCAAGCCTGGAAAGAAAGGAAAGAAAGAGCTAAGTGCAGAAGAGATAGCTGAACAAGAAAGATTACAAAAGATAATTGACGCACGTGAGATTATTGATATTGATCCAGTTCATGAACCTGTGGAATATGAGACCACTGGTAAAGGCAAAATAATGATTGGTCCTCCTACTTTGACTAGATTTGAAAAAGCAAGAATACTAGGTGCTAGAGCATTACAGCTGTCATTGGGAGCACCACCTTTCATCTCTGTCCCAAAAGATGTGGCTACATCTCTTGATCTTGCATATGCCGAACTTGAAAAACGAGTGATCCCAATCACAATTAGACGTGTATTACCAAATGGCGATTTTCAGAATATTCCTATCGATCTTTTTGACTAA
- a CDS encoding transcriptional regulator — protein sequence MLLPSEIETKTLIPALRAILAKKLIEEHKIREEEVSKLLGVTQAAISNYVRGTRGDPVLINKLLSVKEVADMLNDIANNLASKMAYTPASLSKFIGLCNYIKSSLLICDIHHKLESNIDEAVCKECENMLLKGPGNSSF from the coding sequence GTGCTTCTCCCATCAGAAATAGAGACCAAAACACTCATACCGGCATTAAGGGCAATATTGGCAAAGAAACTCATAGAAGAACACAAGATAAGAGAAGAAGAGGTGTCGAAATTATTGGGCGTGACACAGGCAGCAATCAGCAATTATGTCAGAGGCACGCGAGGAGATCCCGTTTTGATTAACAAACTATTATCAGTAAAAGAGGTTGCAGACATGTTAAACGACATAGCAAACAATCTTGCATCAAAGATGGCATACACGCCTGCTAGTCTTTCTAAATTCATAGGGCTATGCAATTACATCAAATCAAGTTTGCTAATTTGCGACATACACCACAAACTTGAATCAAACATAGATGAAGCAGTATGTAAGGAATGTGAAAATATGTTGTTGAAAGGTCCAGGAAATTCTTCTTTCTAG
- a CDS encoding peroxiredoxin family protein — MTVQIGAKSPNLKVSEWVQGLPTNIDKEKDNVVLVEVFQVNCPGCFLYGIPQAIDIYQKYRKEGVTVLGVATAFEDFDKNTLENLRLLLTTGEVIGETLKALGQYGQLIDKNKIPYKIPFPVAMDMLKKEDEPTSQSKIDEIINANVPSYESYSQNQKLEIIERVKQYLKNKEYSAQTFEEFALRGTPSSILIDKKGILRDVSFGTNDFLEENIKKLLNE, encoded by the coding sequence ATGACAGTACAGATAGGTGCAAAATCGCCCAATCTCAAGGTCTCAGAATGGGTACAAGGATTACCTACAAACATAGACAAAGAAAAAGACAATGTTGTTTTGGTGGAAGTCTTTCAGGTAAACTGTCCTGGTTGCTTCCTTTATGGTATTCCCCAAGCAATTGACATTTATCAAAAATATAGAAAGGAAGGAGTAACTGTACTTGGGGTTGCGACAGCATTTGAGGATTTTGACAAAAACACATTAGAGAATTTGCGATTGTTGCTCACCACAGGAGAAGTAATCGGCGAGACATTGAAGGCATTGGGTCAATACGGTCAACTCATAGACAAGAATAAGATTCCATACAAAATTCCATTCCCGGTTGCAATGGACATGCTCAAAAAGGAAGACGAACCCACAAGTCAAAGTAAGATTGACGAAATAATTAATGCAAACGTACCAAGTTACGAATCATACAGTCAGAATCAAAAGTTGGAAATTATTGAAAGAGTAAAACAATATCTAAAAAACAAAGAATATTCTGCTCAGACATTTGAAGAATTTGCATTAAGAGGAACACCATCATCCATACTCATAGACAAAAAAGGGATTCTCAGAGATGTATCATTTGGTACAAACGATTTTCTTGAAGAAAACATAAAGAAACTATTAAACGAATAA
- a CDS encoding PadR family transcriptional regulator has protein sequence MEEEPSDVIVLSAISQGAKKFDKISKKTKISHQELESLLQQLEDKGLITVVEKKGFFGPKKEIILTDKGNKELEERRFELQQNWNQMVEIWKSGDKQKLQQHMEDNKSLIPSMMFMGIMDMMMFSTMMSFMGLAMTSFIPDQYMDNQDMGHDTTGHDSGHDSGQDFSGGDFHGDGGPGDMGGFDINF, from the coding sequence GTGGAAGAAGAACCAAGTGACGTAATTGTACTAAGTGCGATAAGTCAAGGTGCAAAGAAATTTGATAAAATTTCAAAAAAGACAAAAATAAGTCATCAAGAATTAGAATCATTACTTCAACAACTTGAAGATAAAGGATTAATCACAGTAGTTGAGAAAAAGGGTTTCTTTGGACCCAAAAAAGAAATCATCCTGACAGACAAAGGCAATAAAGAATTGGAAGAAAGAAGATTCGAATTACAACAGAACTGGAATCAGATGGTTGAGATATGGAAATCAGGAGACAAGCAAAAATTGCAGCAACATATGGAAGACAACAAGTCACTAATTCCTTCAATGATGTTCATGGGCATAATGGATATGATGATGTTTTCAACAATGATGAGTTTCATGGGCCTTGCCATGACAAGTTTCATACCAGACCAATACATGGACAATCAAGACATGGGACATGATACCACTGGGCATGATTCAGGTCACGACTCAGGACAGGATTTCAGTGGCGGAGATTTTCATGGAGACGGCGGCCCAGGAGACATGGGCGGTTTTGACATTAATTTCTAA
- the ychF gene encoding YchF-related putative GTPase has protein sequence MPIKIGLLGKTNTGKTTFFNAATLAGGQVSTYPFTTKKPERALGNAITPCVHTEFNIKDNPQNSKCMDGWRFIPIELIDLPGLIKDAWAGKGLGNQFLSVATQSDAILHVVDVSGSIDAAGRIAEVGSGDPIADVSDIEEELIMWYLKLLEGNRDKISKLVQSEIEPVVAITDVFRGIGVKENHVKEALKITGLDDKHFENFDMHDSKKFAAYLRKISKPTLIVANKIDVPGAEKNFDRLREKYIDTIIIPASTDSELSLRKAEQKGLIKYVPGSEQFEILQKDKLNKKQLEALDFITQGILGEYMRTGVQFAINVTVFKLLKMNSIYPVANPETLSDKKGRVLPDLILLKDGATVEDLAKEIHTDLTKGLLYAKDVRYGVRLPIHYQLRDRDIVSLVSAQTKKS, from the coding sequence ATGCCAATAAAAATTGGCCTTTTAGGAAAAACTAATACTGGAAAAACAACTTTCTTTAACGCTGCTACACTGGCAGGTGGACAAGTCTCAACTTATCCGTTTACTACAAAAAAACCTGAAAGAGCACTAGGAAATGCAATCACTCCGTGTGTTCATACTGAATTTAACATAAAAGATAATCCTCAAAATTCTAAATGCATGGATGGTTGGAGGTTTATTCCTATTGAACTAATTGATTTACCAGGATTGATAAAAGATGCCTGGGCTGGAAAAGGACTTGGAAATCAATTCCTTTCTGTTGCAACTCAGTCTGATGCAATATTGCATGTTGTAGATGTATCTGGTAGCATTGATGCTGCAGGAAGAATTGCTGAAGTGGGAAGTGGTGATCCTATTGCGGATGTTTCTGATATTGAAGAAGAATTAATCATGTGGTACTTGAAACTACTTGAAGGCAATAGAGATAAGATATCAAAACTTGTTCAATCTGAAATAGAGCCTGTCGTAGCAATAACCGATGTATTTAGGGGAATTGGTGTAAAAGAAAATCATGTTAAAGAAGCACTAAAAATAACAGGTCTTGATGATAAGCACTTTGAAAACTTTGACATGCATGATAGCAAAAAATTTGCTGCATATCTGAGAAAAATATCTAAACCTACACTAATAGTTGCCAATAAAATTGATGTCCCTGGGGCAGAGAAGAATTTTGATAGATTGCGAGAAAAGTATATCGACACTATAATAATTCCTGCAAGTACTGATAGTGAACTTTCGCTTAGAAAAGCAGAGCAAAAAGGCTTGATAAAATACGTTCCAGGATCAGAACAATTTGAAATTCTTCAAAAAGACAAGCTTAACAAAAAGCAATTAGAGGCACTTGATTTTATCACACAAGGCATATTGGGAGAATATATGAGAACTGGAGTCCAATTTGCAATAAATGTTACAGTCTTCAAATTATTGAAAATGAATTCTATTTACCCTGTGGCAAATCCTGAAACTTTATCTGATAAAAAAGGGCGAGTTCTTCCTGATTTGATTTTGCTAAAAGATGGTGCTACTGTGGAAGACCTGGCAAAAGAGATACACACTGACTTGACAAAAGGACTGCTTTACGCGAAAGATGTGAGATATGGAGTACGACTTCCAATACACTATCAATTAAGAGATAGAGACATCGTATCGTTAGTTAGTGCACAAACCAAAAAGTCTTAA
- a CDS encoding DUF2203 domain-containing protein translates to MFSHFTLKQANDMLPTIIQKFDHVVKMKNEINKIQSDFGTNPKYTASFKDYSIKKQELNSAITNFYKSIEELESTGVSIKSIDQGLLDFPSLMFNEEIWLCWKQGETEIKFWHGKDEGFNGRKPIESIDLEKLR, encoded by the coding sequence ATGTTTTCACATTTCACCTTAAAACAAGCAAACGACATGCTGCCCACAATAATACAGAAATTTGACCATGTTGTCAAGATGAAAAATGAAATAAATAAAATCCAATCAGACTTTGGAACAAACCCAAAATATACTGCAAGTTTCAAGGATTACAGCATCAAGAAACAAGAATTGAATTCAGCCATAACCAATTTCTACAAATCAATTGAAGAATTAGAATCAACAGGAGTTTCAATAAAGAGCATTGATCAAGGATTGTTAGATTTCCCATCATTGATGTTCAATGAAGAAATCTGGCTATGTTGGAAACAAGGAGAAACTGAGATAAAATTCTGGCATGGAAAAGATGAGGGATTTAACGGCAGAAAACCAATTGAAAGTATAGATCTAGAAAAGCTACGATAA